CTTGGTCAGGAGCTGGAGCTTCTTCCTCTTGAAGTCAGTAGGCTTCTTGTACCTGACATCCGATAGCATAAATAAGTGATTAATTCAAGCAGTATGTTCAAAGAGCAGACTTTCTGAGATTCTCAAAAGAAATAGTTATCAAATGTAATTTATTTTCATCTTAAAATAAAATAGTGAGTACATTTAAATAAAGTTAATCTGGAAAACACCAAATGTGTCACTCACAACTCGATCACAATGGGACCAGGTTTGATCTCATCCATTTCCATGAAGGCAAAACATTTTGTGCTGGTAAACCCCTTCTTGGGTTTATAGTGCTTGAACTCAAAGAAAATAGCTGCCCCTGGAACATGAACAAAATTCAGGATTAACGATTGTCTGCCCAATCCCTCTGCAAGGATCTGAACATATACTGACACTGTATTAGCTTAATATTACATGATACCGGCTAAATAGAGGCCCCACTACTAATTCAGTAGAAATAGAACGTTTGACTACCTTTTGGTAGTCTCTCGATATGTCTCTGGATCTCAATGTCTACGCTGAAGTGAATGTATGTGTCCTCCTTTCGGGTTGCCACAGGTGTGTCTTGCACTGGGTTCAAATCAATGCCACTCAAATCTGTTGGGAAACAAAACGTTCATATTCACTTGGGCTGTTCTGCAGgaataaattatatttaaaaaaatgtactgTCAGGTGTCAACTCAGAGAtaattattttaacatttttctaGATTATCACTGTTTCAGACCTTACCATTTCAGATGTGAAGGTAAGCAACTCATCTCAGCAATGTAAACAATGTAGCCTACATGTAGTACCTTTCACACTAACTGTCATGTAGGGATCAATGCATTGCCCAGCATCTTTCAGCCCAATCTTGTCAATCTTTATTGTGAGCAGCGACATCTTGGGCTCTGAGGGTAACCGTGGCAACAATGTACCTGTTGGAGACATGAAAGCTGTAACTTTCTAAAGGTACAATAATTGCAGAAAACATTCCCACGTTCCCAGAACTAATGCAGCTGAAATCAAGATAATGGtaaagtcccaaatggaaccctactccctatattattattttattataccttgatttcaacaaggaacacagactgagaccaaggtctcttttacagctgggccctgcgtatacatgtttacacatacagtttatgtacaatgattaagaaactacacaaaacaaacaaaacgatCACACAAAAAAATACAGCAGCAGATTGTTACATTTACACACAGGTTATTCCCCTAACAGCACAAGAACTTGCATTACCCCGAAGCAGTTAAAagcaatacaaaaatacaaatccTACAATACATATTTCAAATGGGCAACAGAGGGACAAGTGAActactatagtgcactacttttgaccagggcccacattgcactgcatagggaatagggtgtcatttgggacgcaaccagtGTTTATACTTACAGATCTTTGTTCAAGTCATTACTGTCAGCAGTATTTTACTTATACAATAATAGGCAGCAGAAGAAGTTGTAGACTGACTAACAGATAAGGCGAAGATGCCATACACGTTTTGGTGAACGcttataaaaaaaaaagacattgaaAAGTAGATTCAACAACTAAAGCTATCTAGTAGTAGTAGGATAGGGTTTTTGATAATAACAAACTGTCCATTAGTAGGCAATCATATTCATGCTACGACAAAACTATAAAAAGACATTGACCCATGCCAGCCCCTTACTTCTCAACCAAACCATACCTTGCAAAACTGTGAATGGAGCAGGCAGTGAGGACAGAGCGACGAAGCCATgcagagagacagggaacagAGGAGACAGCAATCACAAAGGCACTCAAAACAGGGCCACAAAGCCCAAAAAAATACCCATGGCAAAATTACAGTCAACAGATTCAGAATAGTGACCAATGATTATGAATGCTCTATATACACCATAGATTACAAATAAAACACAGTATTTGTTGAGTACTTTGCAAGTACTTTGTGAGTACTTACCTGGTACTCTGTTGGGAAAGGACTCTGGGGAGCCTGCTCCTGTAGCagcatcctcctcttcttccacctcCAAGTTCTCCTCCTCCCCTGGGGCAAGGATTCTCCTGAATGTAAGATTTCATTCATTACATTACTTGTTATGAATATTTACAGGCTCAGCATGATGTTAGGAGATTAGACAAAAAAACTTCTGGTTTTGTCTGTATTTACATTGGGTACGACAATAAGTGGGCTGCATTGTGATGGTTCATCCATCTTCATTTACCTCAAGGGCACTGGCTGCACATCAAAAGGAAAATCTTTGTTATACGTCAAAATACTCTTGATAACTGTTGAGAGAAAAGCACAATTAACAACTTACACTGCCAAAACATTCAACTAATGATGAATAAAGCATTCAGATGTTGACGATATCCTACTCTTCCTAGTATACATACTAATTTCCAGTTTCTTCAGATCTTCCAACTTGAACTCCTCCTGAGATTGTGTGCACTAAAGGAGCAAAAGAAGATGGAAAATATTGAAATGTTCAAGAATTTGCTGAAGACATGAATAGATTTTGGAGCCAATTGTAACAGCCTTGGAACATCTGACAAAATCTTCCTGTGATTCACTGACAAGGTTTTGTTACAGAGTTAAATGCATATCATAGAAGGTTaagaaacagaaaaaaacagaatGAGTGTAACATCATGTAATCATACGTTAgtcataacacagacactggatttTCATCAATATGATAATTGGCTGGCAAGCCGGaacatgtacacatacacacttaattAGATGAAtactcaagacaaaggagatgaatgtggactacaggaaaaggaggaccgaacacccccccattctcatcgacggggctgtagtggtgcaggttgagagcttcaagctccttggtgtccacatcaccaacaaactaacatggtccaagcacaccaagatagtcgcgaagagggcatgacaaaacctattccccctcaggagactgaaaagatttggcatgggtcctcagatcctgaaaagttttgacagctgcaccatcgagagcatcctgactggttgcatcactgccttgtaAGGCAACAGCTCGGgccctccgaccgcaaggcactatagagggtagtgcgtaaggccaaccttcctgccatccaggacctcttataccaggtggtgtcagaggaaggccctaaaaattgtcaaagactccagccaccctagacatagactgttctctctgctaccgcacggcaggcagtaccggagcgccaagtttaggtccaagaggcttctaaacagcttttaccctcaagccataagactcctgaacatctaatcaaatggctacccagactatttgcattgcccccacccctcttttacactgctgctactctctgtttattatctatgcatagtcactttaataactctacctacatgtacatattacctcaactaaccggtgcccccgcacattgactctgtaccggtaccccctgtatttagccacgctattgttatttcactgctgctctttaattatttgttacttttatttcttttttttattgtattttgttcttaaaactgcattgttggttaagggcttgtaagtaagcatttcactgtaaggtctacctacacctgttgtattcggggcatgtgacaGATAAAATGTCATTTGATTTGACATCACAGATTGGTATTGGATGTATTCATCACCTCGCCTATAGACAGTTCAACACTGATGCATAGGTAGAAAGAGAGCATTCATTTAGTGGTCTTTTACTATAAAACAATAAGTATTATTGTATGAGAGGTACAAACCTGCAAGGCAGAGCTCCTCATCTCCAGGCATGTTGCAAACTTCCCTAAtgttttctaaaaaaaaaaaagaaaaaaaaaaatcaggtTTCCTCACATAATTAGGGTACCACTGAATGTCAAACCTTTTTTCTGTCAATAAATGTTGTGATGAAAAACTGTATCTTTCAGCTATAAAAAGAAGGCATATGAAAATCTGCATAGGCTATATGAGATAGAGGAAAGTGAGGTTGAGGTAGCGTAAGCCTATAAGTAGTCATTAATTCACCCAGTGTTGAATAGAAGTATTCATTAATTCACCTGGTGTTGAAATTAGTCTGAGAAAAGTGTGTACCTTCTGGTCCTCTGTGAAGTCAGACGGGTTTGTTGACTGTACTTCTTTCTGCAGCTGCCTTGCGAGTCTATATACACATGAATGAATAGAAACGTCAGTTAAATGCATATTCTTAATCAAGTTAAACTAATAGTTCCCAAAATATGGAAACAATATGTTAACAAATATGCTGAGTAAAAATTGTTGTAACCTACAGCGCTAGTCATCGTTGAAGGCATCTAAGAATGGGTGTTGTGGCAAAAAAAATAATCAAATGCATTGTTCTCATGCCCCCTCCTGGGCCAAGAGAAGAGGTACAGTAGCCTCAAAATTATCATGATTGTCATTCCTGTGTAATACAGTATACTATTTTAAGAAACACTTATTTAATAATGTCTTGAATATATCCTCATTTGTTTTTGATCATCCGCAGCAGCCTATGACACATCCACAGATCAGAGCTCCACCCATAAGAATAGGAGGGTGTGGCAGATAATGTCCCTTTGCCCATATGAGTGTCTTGCTCTGTCATATAAATTGCATTTTCAGAATGCCTCAACCCAAATTCTAATTGTGATTTATAAACTAAAATGATAGCAACACTGTAACCGACGCAAATTGACTTCCCATCTTTGTGACAACGTAACGCCAAGAGAAAATAGTTAGTTACACCACATCAAAGATCATGCATGGCTTTCTATTGCTGATGGTTTTTAGATTTGCTGGCTTTCCTGATACTTCATGAAAACAATAATGATATATTTTACTACATATGTCGAGATGAGCAGGGTAAACATCATCTTGAATAGGTAGTAAGATGCAACCATCCTTTCTCATTCTTCTAACCACCGTGACAGGTGATGCAACTTACATTTGGTACTCATCTATGGCCTCTACTAATTGTCCCCACGAATCAAAGTCCGTGCCTTTTCTGAAACTCGCGTGCCATTTCTGGATAGTCTTGTTGACATCAGACATGTTCACCGGGTGGAGTTGCACAGGACGTTTCAGGTTAGCATCGCCGATATGGGCTACTATGTCCCTCGCCGCGTCATTGTATCCTAGTAGTTGTGCTACTGTACTGAGGCTTTCACATAAACCTGTGATAGGCCTACCAATAGTTGATACAGTAACGATCCCTTCTGCGTTCTCACCTAAACCTCTATCCGTAAACGAAGGGAAGTCCCGCCTCTCGCAATATGCAGTAGAGTCACAGATAAAAGattgagacagatatttcaccggatatatgaatgtgaagcatccgcttggcgtttccactTACTAATATGGTGGTGACTGGAAGCCCACTGGCCGGCAGtaggagaagatggaacgagatggattttggccgaaaATATGCAAATTTCctcatcgattaaacatttgatttaaatacagttttctgttcccaaaacgaATATCTGTCATGAACAGAGTGGACCAAGTTTTGTAGACTGTACCCTTTGCAAAAGTGTTTAAAAATCGCGTTGTTTGAAATGAGTgcaaaggcgaattgagttattgcacaggcgcacttcacagagtagaCGTTCCCTAACTGAAATATGCAGATAAAtgctagctcgtgcttggttCTACCcatctccttgcttgttctgccaaCTGTGACTAATTTGTAAACGACATACTGTTGTCTATCTTGGTTTATTTATAAAACATATTTGGTATATTTATgaacaacaaatacaaaaaaaactgaaatatacagACAAGAGTACATAAACCTAACAGTATTACATATCAAGATTAATTTTCAATATGTTAAATACTTTTATGGTGCGTAttgcttttttgtttttacatttgctgatcatttcaaaataatatttcaaTTCTATCTTAAATAATGTGAAGAGGGGTTTGTTCTCTGCCCACTTCATTTTATGGACAAAGAATCTTCCATGAAAGataaacaaatgaacaatgaaagTTAAATCAGGGTCCATATCATTTggttcaaaataaaacataatatcaGAGTCTTTCAAATTAACATTAATAGTTGtttcttttaaaataaaatcttCTAACTCATGTCACAATcacaaaatacacatttgttatcAATAGCTATTTTAAATCTGTGTATAATAAAAGGTCTTTACAGGGTAGATTCCATGAATGAGTTTGTATGATACTTCTTTCACCTTATTAAATATACAATATTTACCAGATAACAACGAAACTttgttccagttcacttgtcctagggctgcattccagtacaTTTTAGCAGAGGGAATAGTAACATATTGACATAGTTTCCTTATATACATGTTATTGcatttatagtttaaaatgtcaaTTCCTTCTAGTTGTATTGAGGCTACAACATCCTCAACAGTTGCACTTGGAGtattgttatattctcctaaaaGAAGAAtagcacctttagggacagctctaacaacaattTGATACTCCTCAGGAGTGAATGTAACATTGTGTGTTCTAATAAATTCTGGATAATCATATAGTTGTCCATCATTATTCAATAATTGTttaacccaaataatgttgttgtcaAACCAGTTCTGGAAAAACAaagacttgtttttgtattttatgtCTTTATTATTCCAGATTGTATACctatgaggggaaaaaatgtgtTTGTACATGAGGTTCCAAGTTAGAAGTACTTGTTTATGAAAGTTTGCAAGCTTAAAAGGGATTTTACCCATATCAAAGTTGCATTTGAGTAAGAATTCTAGACCACCAATTTGTTGGAATATTAAATTATGGATGATATTCCAAATGCAATCCTTATTTCTTGAGTAGTTTTGTATCCATTTAATCTTAAATATTATATTAGAGGTTTTAAAATCCAGAGCATTTAACCCTCCCTCACCTTGGGTGctacatatttatgtttattccTCCATGTGAAGTTAAATAATTTAGTATCAACAATTTTAGttactgacagaggaacatccaaGGCAAGGGAGGTATAAACTAATCTGGACAGACATTCAGATTTTGATAAAAGTACACGTCCATATAAAGAAAGATCTCTTAATAACCAGGAGTTAAATCTATTTCCAATTTTCTCTACAATAGGAGAGAAATGTAAGTTGGCCCTTTCTTTCTGATCTTTGCTAACTGTAATACCAAGATATGTGATCACATCTTTTACAGGGATATTACATACTGAGTTTAAGTCACATCTTTTCAAAgcaaataattcacatttcctaatATTCAGAGATAAACCTGATACATGTGTGAAGGCATTAATACACTCAATAGCTTTCCTGACTTCATTatgatctttaaaaaaaattgtggtGTCGTCAGCCAATTGTGAACAttttatctctttgtcttgtatcTAAATACCCCTAAAACTATCCTTATTTATATGAAGTGCCATAActtgtgtgaccaataaaaataagAAAGGAGAAACTGGGCATCCTTGTTTAATTCCACGTCTAATGTCGAATCTCTGTGAAGTTCCATGGGATAATTTAACAGAGATGTTACTATTATTGTAAAGTgtcttaattacactttgaaaaTATTGACCAAAACCAAAATATCGAAGTctcaaaaaaaaaataatgttcaACTGTATCAAATGTCTTGTAAAAGTCTACAAATAATTTACAATTTAGAAAGAAAGAATTCTGAATTTACATCTATTCATAAGCTCAATATAGATggcaaaaaaaatgaaaacccCAAAGATATTTCAAAATATGTTTCAGAATTCTATGGTAACCTTTATACCAGTAATGCCTGTCCTACTAGTGACATATCTGCCTTTCTAGACTCTGTCAAAGACTATGCAAAATTCATTGATGAAGACTTCCAAAAGTCTTGTGATGAAATTATTTCTATTAATgaaacaaaaaaatgtatcagCAAGTTAAAAGAGAACAAATCTCCAGGGAATGATGGCATTATCAGTGAATTCTATAAATATTTTCAGGAGGATATTGATTTAGGGGTCCTGCCTGTTTCTATGACACAAGGCCTAATTTCTGTAATACCCAAACCAAACAAAGATTATATGATGTAAGAAAATTGGAGACCAATCACATTAATGAACAATGATGGAAAGATACTTGCATCCATCTTTGCAGAAAGACTTAATAAAGGTCATTGACGATACCCAGTCTGGTTTTATGAAGGGCAGACATATATGTAATAATATTTGACTAGTATTGGACTTGATAAACTACAATGAGCACATTATGGAAGTCAGCAAGTGTAGGTAGCTGCATCGCCAGTGACCCTTTCAATGGGCGTGTCGAGAGAATTGGGAGGATAGGGAGCACTGATGGGAGGATCAAGCTTTGGACGGTTTCTCTGTGATTGGTTACGGTTTTGAATGAGCTGTGTTCCTGAATGAGCGTGTTGCTGACCGTGTGTCACTTTCCGGCCAGCCTGGGAGGACGttatcacagatagaacaatgagacagatatttcacgaatgtataaatgtgaagcatctgtTTGGCGTTTCCAcccactaccaaatatggtagtgagaggaagccaaGTGTATTTGGCCCGATATTCTGCAAATGTTTATATCGATGAAACATTTCATCTCAATACAGTAGTCTGTTCCCTAAACTAGAATCTGTTACAAACAGAGTGGACAaattttgtagactttaccctttactAAAGGTTTTTAAAAAGTGCATTGTTTCGAAGGATTGCAAATGctaattgagttattgcacactcgcacttcacagagtaggcgttccataatggaaatatgcaaatatatGCTACAACGCACCAATAGGATCTCAAATaagattttattggtcacatacacatggttagcacatgctattgtgagtgtagcgaaatgcttgtgattctagttctgaaagtgcagcaatatctaacatacagtcggaagtttacatacaccttagccaaatacatttcaactcggtttttcccaattcctgatatttaatcctagtaaaaattacgtgttttaggtcagttaggaacaccactttatttgaagaatgtgaaatgtctgaataatagtatagagagttgagagaatgatttatttcagcttttatttctttcatcacattcccagtgggtcagaagtttacatacactcaattagtatttggtagcattgcctttaaattgttgaacttgggtcaaacgtttcgggtacccttccacaagcttcccacaataagttgggtgaattttggcccattcctcctgacagagctggtgtaattgagtcaggtttgtaggcctccttgctcgcacacacattttcagttctgcccacacattttctataggattgaggtcagggctttgtgatggccactccaataccttgacttagttgtccttaagccattttgccacaactttggaagtatgcttggggtcattgtccatttggaagacccatttgcgaccaagctttaacttccagactgatgtcttgagatgttgcttcaatatatccacaaaatgtccctacctcatgatgacatctagTGTGTGAAGTTTTGTGaagttgtgaagtgcaccagtccctcctgcaggaaagcacctccaccacatgatgctgccacccccgtgcttcacggttgggatgtgttCTTCTTGActtgcaagccttccccattttcctccaaacataacaatggtcattttggccaaacagttctatttttgtttcatcagaccagaggacatttctccaaaaagtacgatctttgtcctcacgtgcggttgcaaaccgtagtctgtttttttatggcagttttggagcagtggcttctaccttgctgtgaagcctttcaggttatgttgatataggactcgttttactgtggatatagatacttttgtgcatgtttcctccagcatcttcagaaggtcctttgctgttgttcagggattggtttgcacttttcgcaccaaagtacgttcatctctaggacacagaacatgtctccttcctgagcggtatgatggcagGTTGGTCCcagggtgtttatacttgcgtactattgtttgtacagatgagagtggtaccttcaggcatttggaaattgctcccaaggatgaaccagacttgtggaggtctgtcacgatcgtcgttaggtgaaagagaggaccaaggcacagcgtcatataaatacatcttctttttaatagaagaagaaacgaacacgaacactaatacaaactagacaaaacaacaaaggaccgtgaagctacaaaacgaaagtgcagacacaagcaactaacgtcaagacatagacaattacccacaacctacctaatgcctatggctgcctaaatatggctctcaatcagagacaacgatagacagctgtctctaattgagaaccaatccaggcaaccatagacttacataaacacctacactgaacacaaccccatgaactctacaaaaccccctagacaatacacacaccctagactagacaaaaaacacacaaacatcccccatgtcacaccctgacctaactaaaataataaagaaaacaaagataactaaggccagggcgtgatagtaccccccccccccccccccccccccaaaggtgcggactccggccgcaaaacctgacacagaaggggagggttcgggtgggccttcttacggcggcggctcgggtgcaggacgtggaccccactccaccatagtcaatacccgctttggtggcgcctctggagcggcaaCCCTTGcagcgagtcccggactgaagaccatcctagagggcgccactggacggaggggcagctccggactgaggggcggctccggactgaggggcggctccggactgaggggcggctccggactgaggggcggctcatgactggcgggcggctcatgactggcgggcggctcatgactggcgggcggctctggctgctcatgactggcgggcggctctggctgctcctgactgacggacggctctagcggctcctgactgacggacggctctgaaggctcaggacagacgggcggctctgaaggctcaggacagacgggcggctttgaaggctcaggacagacgggcagctcagacggcgttgggcagacgggcagcgcaggcgacgctgggcagacggacagcgcagacgacgctgggcagacggcagactctggccgccTGAGGCagacagtaggcctggtgcgtggtgctggaactggtggtaccggggataaggacacgcacctcaaagctagtgcggggagcagcaacaggacgcacagggctctggagacgcacaggaggcttggtgcatggtgccggaactggtggtaccgggctggagacacgcaccatag
This portion of the Salvelinus fontinalis isolate EN_2023a chromosome 27, ASM2944872v1, whole genome shotgun sequence genome encodes:
- the aida gene encoding axin interactor, dorsalization-associated protein; this encodes MSDVNKTIQKWHASFRKGTDFDSWGQLVEAIDEYQILARQLQKEVQSTNPSDFTEDQKKTLGKFATCLEMRSSALQCTQSQEEFKLEDLKKLEIIIKSILTYNKDFPFDVQPVPLRRILAPGEEENLEVEEEEDAATGAGSPESFPNRVPGTLLPRLPSEPKMSLLTIKIDKIGLKDAGQCIDPYMTVSVKDLSGIDLNPVQDTPVATRKEDTYIHFSVDIEIQRHIERLPKGAAIFFEFKHYKPKKGFTSTKCFAFMEMDEIKPGPIVIELYKKPTDFKRKKLQLLTKKPLYLHLHQTLHKD